The following are encoded in a window of Oreochromis aureus strain Israel breed Guangdong linkage group 10, ZZ_aureus, whole genome shotgun sequence genomic DNA:
- the LOC116322559 gene encoding interferon regulatory factor 2-binding protein 1-like: protein MSSASQSSSRRQWCYLCDLPKMPWAMLWEFSEAVCRGCVNYDGADRIELLIETARQLKSTHGVLDGRSPGPQQGKPSSAGPLEAGRHHGERVDRGRGEYGASSRLPNGLHRAEDVALSEGSRQSPNTRRAMPGVVSSLHNTIPHALIAQGLVATASHGILTPLTSTRAGAAPIAVSAGPIISDSGRRQAVSLGMGPSTSTLVGIDPAVWRNSEVMAELNEVARSRVEGWPNRPKAVRDVLVALSSCVPFNVRFRKDHNLMGRVLAFDASATPEFELKVFAEYPSGSGMIYSGVPDLVRQMFRDSAKDAGKAVNSGLRYVEYEKRQGTGDWRGLSELLNDGVRMFKEPPIPEVLPQPDPVLSLAAPGRPGPAKGTTRRRKASPGSENGESEGRAEHPVREPWPRGTYSGMEPLPGMAVPQEGPPRLHNQPSPISALMGVADGLSSSHMARESPSMSTAHSSAGRPTSSSPSTPSTSVSQAAVGQGLSTGGQSNNTNTGESTSSTPGTLLCCTLCRERLEDTHFVQCPSVPHHKFCFPCTRGFIRSQGQGGEVYCPSGERCPLAGSTVPWAFMQGEISTILAGEGDVTVKKENDP from the coding sequence ATGTCCTCCGCCTCGCAGTCTTCCTCGAGACGGCAATGGTGCTACCTCTGCGACCTGCCCAAGATGCCTTGGGCTATGCTGTGGGAGTTCAGCGAAGCTGTATGCCGGGGTTGTGTCAACTACGACGGCGCAGACCGGATAGAACTCCTCATTGAAACTGCCAGGCAGCTGAAGAGCACTCACGGAGTTTTAGACGGCAGGTCCCCCGGTCCACAGCAGGGCAAACCCAGCTCTGCTGGGCCCCTTGAAGCGGGGCGGCATCACGGAGAGCGTGTAGACCGGGGGAGGGGTGAGTATGGGGCTTCTTCTCGCCTCCCCAATGGTCTGCACAGAGCTGAAGATGTAGCTTTGTCAGAGGGCAGCCGACAGAGCCCGAACACTCGTCGGGCTATGCCTGGGGTAGTTTCTAGTCTTCATAACACCATACCCCATGCCTTGATAGCTCAGGGGCTAGTAGCAACAGCTTCTCATGGCATTTTAACCCCATTAACAAGCACGAGAGCTGGGGCCGCTCCTATTGCCGTCTCAGCTGGCCCCATAATAAGCGACAGTGGCAGAAGACAGGCTGTGTCGCTGGGTATGGGACCTAGCACTTCTACTCTAGTGGGCATAGATCCGGCAGTGTGGAGGAACAGTGAAGTAATGGCTGAACTGAATGAGGTGGCTCGTAGTAGAGTGGAAGGGTGGCCTAACCGTCCCAAAGCAGTTCGGGATGTGCTGGTAGCTCTCAGCAGCTGTGTCCCCTTCAATGTGCGCTTCAGGAAAGACCATAATCTGATGGGGCGTGTTCTGGCCTTTGATGCTAGCGCTACTCCGGAGTTTGAGCTGAAGGTGTTCGCGGAGTATCCCTCTGGCTCTGGAATGATCTACTCAGGAGTTCCAGATCTGGTCAGGCAGATGTTCCGTGACTCTGCCAAAGATGCTGGTAAGGCAGTAAACTCTGGGCTGCGCTACGTGGAATATGAGAAACGGCAAGGGACCGGAGACTGGCGTGGGCTGTCTGAGCTGTTGAATGATGGTGTGCGTATGTTTAAAGAGCCCCCAATCCCAGAGGTTCTGCCACAGCCAGACCCAGTGCTGTCTTTGGCAGCTCCTGGACGCCCCGGACCAGCCAAGGGCACAACCAGGCGCCGAAAGGCTTCTCCAGGCTCTGAGAACGGAGAGAGTGAGGGAAGGGCCGAACACCCTGTGAGGGAGCCCTGGCCCCGGGGCACGTACTCAGGCATGGAACCTCTTCCTGGCATGGCCGTACCTCAAGAGGGCCCACCTCGTCTACACAACCAGCCTTCACCCATCTCAGCACTTATGGGAGTGGCAGATGGCCTGAGCTCCAGTCACATGGCCAGAGAGAGCCCCAGCATGTCCACAGCCCACTCCTCAGCTGGGCGCCCCACAAGCAGCAGCCCCTCGACTCCCTCCACCTCAGTCTCCCAGGCAGCTGTAGGGCAGGGTCTGAGCACTGGAGGACAAagtaacaacacaaacactggggAGTCTACAAGTAGCACCCCAGGCACCCTGCTTTGCTGCACCCTCTGCAGAGAGCGCCTGGAGGACACTCACTTTGTCCAGTGTCCCTCAGTCCCGCACCACAAGTTCTGCTTCCCCTGCACCCGAGGGTTCATCCGCAGCCAAGGTCAAGGAGGAGAGGTGTACTGCCCCAGCGGAGAGCGCTGCCCCCTGGCCGGATCCACTGTGCCTTGGGCCTTCATGCAGGGTGAGATCTCAACCATCCTAGCTGGAGAAGGAGATGTGACAGTAAAGAAGGAGAACGACCCTTGA
- the hnrnpl gene encoding heterogeneous nuclear ribonucleoprotein L isoform X1 has translation MAASAGRYYGEGGRATKRQKTEDGGMTTESYDDPHKPLPSPVVHIRGLVDGVMEADLVEALQEFGTISFVVMMPKKRQALVEYEDMNGSCNAVTYAAENQVYIAGHPAFINYSTSQKISRPGDSDDTRSVNNVLLLTIINPIYPITTDVLYTICNNCGPVQRIVIFRKNGVQAMVEFDSVQSAQRAKASLNGADIYSGCCTLKIEYAKPARLNVFKNDQDTWDYTNPNLSGQDADGEGNWNNSQDPNANPNKRQRQPALLGDHPPDYGGPQGGYHGYNDDSYGPPPPHRMGPGMGGRGRGNQRYGPGYGPPPPEYGPHADSPVLMVYGLEPSKINADKVFNIFCLYGNVERVKFMKSKPGAAMVEMGDCYSVDRAITHLNNNFLFGQKLNVCVSKQQAIVPGQCYQLEDNTSSFKDFHGSRNNRFTSPEQAAKNRIQHPSNVLHFFNAQPDISAEIFNQVCDELGIKRPTSVKLFTGKSERSSSGLLEWESINDAMEALAMMNHYQMKNPSGPYPYTLKLCFSTTHHAN, from the exons ATGGCTGCTTCTGCGGGCCGATACTACGGAGAAGGTGGCAGAGCAacgaaaagacagaaaactgaaGACGGAGGAATGACAACG gAGAGCTACGATGACCCTCACAAACCGCTCCCCTCCCCGGTGGTGCACATCAGGGGTTTGGTGGACGGTGTCATGGAGGCTGACCTGGTGGAAGCCCTGCAAGAGTTTGGCACCATCAG TTTTGTAGTTATGATGCCCAAGAAGCGGCAGGCCCTGGTGGAGTATGAGGACATGAATGGCTCCTGCAATGCTGTTACTTATGCAGCAGAGAACCAGGTTTACATTGCAGGTCACCCTGCCTTCATCAACTACTCAACTAGTCAGAAGATCTCCCGACCAGGAGACTCGGATGACACTCGGAGCGTCAACAATGTGCTGCTGCTCACAATTATAAACCCCATCTATCCCATTACCACG GATGTACTCTACACTATTTGTAACAACTGTGGCCCTGTACAGAGGATTGTCATCTTCAGAAAAAACGGTGTTCAGGCCATGGTCGA ATTTGATTCGGTCCAGAGTGCCCAGAGGGCTAAAGCCTCTCTTAACGGGGCAGACATCTACTCCGGCTGTTGCACCCTAAAGATTGAATATGCTAAG CCAGCACGCCTCAATGTCTTCAAGAATGACCAGGACACATGGGACTACACAAATCCCAACCTGAGTGGCCAAG aTGCTGATGGTGAAGGCAATTGGAACAATTCACAag ATCCCAATGCCAATCCTAACAAACGGCAGAGGCAGCCTGCTCTTCTGGGTGATCACCCACCTGATTATG GTGGACCACAAGGAGGTTATCATGGCTACAACGATGACAGCTACGGCCCCCCTCCTCCCCATCGCATGGGGCCAGGCATGGGTGGGCGTGGTCGGGGTAACCAGCGCTACGGTCCTGGATATGGACCGCCACCGCCTGAGTACGGTCCTCACGCTGACTCTCCAGTTCTTATGGTGTATGGCCTGGAGCCCTCTAAGATCAATGCTGACAAGGTCTTCAACATCTTTTGCCTGTATGGCAATGTAGAGAGG gtCAAGTTCATGAAGAGTAAACCTGGAGCAGCAATGGTGGAGATGGGAGACTGTTACTCTGTGGACAGGGCCATTACTCATTTGAACAATAACTTCCTTTTTGGACAGAAACTCAATGTATG TGTGTCCAAGCAACAGGCTATTGTGCCAGGACAGTGCTACCAATTAGAGGACAACACAAGCAGCTTTAAAGATTTCCATGGATCACGCAACAACCGCTTCACCTCACCAGAGCAGGCGGCTAAAAACCGAATTCAGCATCCGAGCAATGTCTTGCACTTCTTTAATGCACAACCCGACATCTCTGCTGAGATCTttaatcag GTCTGTGATGAACTTGGAATCAAGAGGCCCACAAGTGTGAAACTTTTCACTGGAAAGA GTGAGCGGAGTTCATCTGGCCTGCTTGAGTGGGAATCCATCAATGATGCCATGGAAGCACTAGCTATGATGAACCATTATCAGATGAAAAACCCTA GTGGGCCTTACCCTTATACACTGAAGCTGTGTTTCTCAACTACACACCATGCCAACTAA
- the hnrnpl gene encoding heterogeneous nuclear ribonucleoprotein L isoform X2, which translates to MEADLVEALQEFGTISFVVMMPKKRQALVEYEDMNGSCNAVTYAAENQVYIAGHPAFINYSTSQKISRPGDSDDTRSVNNVLLLTIINPIYPITTDVLYTICNNCGPVQRIVIFRKNGVQAMVEFDSVQSAQRAKASLNGADIYSGCCTLKIEYAKPARLNVFKNDQDTWDYTNPNLSGQDADGEGNWNNSQDPNANPNKRQRQPALLGDHPPDYGGPQGGYHGYNDDSYGPPPPHRMGPGMGGRGRGNQRYGPGYGPPPPEYGPHADSPVLMVYGLEPSKINADKVFNIFCLYGNVERVKFMKSKPGAAMVEMGDCYSVDRAITHLNNNFLFGQKLNVCVSKQQAIVPGQCYQLEDNTSSFKDFHGSRNNRFTSPEQAAKNRIQHPSNVLHFFNAQPDISAEIFNQVCDELGIKRPTSVKLFTGKSERSSSGLLEWESINDAMEALAMMNHYQMKNPSGPYPYTLKLCFSTTHHAN; encoded by the exons ATGGAGGCTGACCTGGTGGAAGCCCTGCAAGAGTTTGGCACCATCAG TTTTGTAGTTATGATGCCCAAGAAGCGGCAGGCCCTGGTGGAGTATGAGGACATGAATGGCTCCTGCAATGCTGTTACTTATGCAGCAGAGAACCAGGTTTACATTGCAGGTCACCCTGCCTTCATCAACTACTCAACTAGTCAGAAGATCTCCCGACCAGGAGACTCGGATGACACTCGGAGCGTCAACAATGTGCTGCTGCTCACAATTATAAACCCCATCTATCCCATTACCACG GATGTACTCTACACTATTTGTAACAACTGTGGCCCTGTACAGAGGATTGTCATCTTCAGAAAAAACGGTGTTCAGGCCATGGTCGA ATTTGATTCGGTCCAGAGTGCCCAGAGGGCTAAAGCCTCTCTTAACGGGGCAGACATCTACTCCGGCTGTTGCACCCTAAAGATTGAATATGCTAAG CCAGCACGCCTCAATGTCTTCAAGAATGACCAGGACACATGGGACTACACAAATCCCAACCTGAGTGGCCAAG aTGCTGATGGTGAAGGCAATTGGAACAATTCACAag ATCCCAATGCCAATCCTAACAAACGGCAGAGGCAGCCTGCTCTTCTGGGTGATCACCCACCTGATTATG GTGGACCACAAGGAGGTTATCATGGCTACAACGATGACAGCTACGGCCCCCCTCCTCCCCATCGCATGGGGCCAGGCATGGGTGGGCGTGGTCGGGGTAACCAGCGCTACGGTCCTGGATATGGACCGCCACCGCCTGAGTACGGTCCTCACGCTGACTCTCCAGTTCTTATGGTGTATGGCCTGGAGCCCTCTAAGATCAATGCTGACAAGGTCTTCAACATCTTTTGCCTGTATGGCAATGTAGAGAGG gtCAAGTTCATGAAGAGTAAACCTGGAGCAGCAATGGTGGAGATGGGAGACTGTTACTCTGTGGACAGGGCCATTACTCATTTGAACAATAACTTCCTTTTTGGACAGAAACTCAATGTATG TGTGTCCAAGCAACAGGCTATTGTGCCAGGACAGTGCTACCAATTAGAGGACAACACAAGCAGCTTTAAAGATTTCCATGGATCACGCAACAACCGCTTCACCTCACCAGAGCAGGCGGCTAAAAACCGAATTCAGCATCCGAGCAATGTCTTGCACTTCTTTAATGCACAACCCGACATCTCTGCTGAGATCTttaatcag GTCTGTGATGAACTTGGAATCAAGAGGCCCACAAGTGTGAAACTTTTCACTGGAAAGA GTGAGCGGAGTTCATCTGGCCTGCTTGAGTGGGAATCCATCAATGATGCCATGGAAGCACTAGCTATGATGAACCATTATCAGATGAAAAACCCTA GTGGGCCTTACCCTTATACACTGAAGCTGTGTTTCTCAACTACACACCATGCCAACTAA
- the slc8a2a gene encoding sodium/calcium exchanger 2a, with amino-acid sequence MGPPPVYLSSLLFLSILLLCHARTSFKPQVVERASGPELPQSSGNTSGSGKRTCSDTVVCKPGILLPVWLPLNPPLGEQAGRAIIYFLCLMYMFLGVSIIADRFMASIEVITSQEKVVTITKPNGETTVATVRIWNETVSNLTLMALGSSAPEILLSVIEVCGHNFHAGELGPGTIVGSAAFNMFVIIGLCVWVVPDGESRKIKHLRVFFITAFWSIFAYIWLYLILDVISPGIVEVWEAIVTLLYFPVCVILAWIADRRLLFYKYMHKRYRADKRHGIVVEMEGDLAPKGIDVIMDGKLSDSSACPGNSSTVTVSVQTGNELDQNKDEVVRILKDLKEKHPDKDLDQLIEMANYSALVHQKKSRAFYRVQATRMMIGAGNILKKHAAEHTRRSGGHETDKATCSHICFESSQYQCTENCGSVSLGVILDGGTGQNTFYVDYCTENGSANAGADYEFTEGTLVFKPGETHKEIKVRILDDDIFEEDEHFFVRLQNLRLEEGRNEGTGTPPKGRLVEPLVATVTILDDDHAGIFTFEQHVLRVSESTGILTVTVLRNSGSRGTVAVPYHTEDGSAKAGVDYEETRGELEFTNEQTSQTLRVCIINVEEYEKQENFFIVLDNPKWLKRGLSWNPTPEEEQARRISEMGKPILGEHSRLEVIIEESCEFKNTVDKLLKDTNLAVVIGTRSWKEQFIGAVTVSAGDEDEGEEQRVPNCFDYFMHIFCIFWKILFACVPPTGYWNGWACFIVSITVIGILTAIIGDLASHFGCTVGLRDTVTAVVFVALGTSLPDTFASKVAATQDQYADASVGNVTGSNAVNVFLGIGVAWSVSAIYWEVKGKVFRVDPGSLAFSVTLFTIFAFLCMGVLMLRRRPSIGGELGGPRVPKVLTSLLFFGLWFLYVLFSSLEAYCHIQGF; translated from the exons ATGGGACCCCCTCCGGTTTACCTTTccagcctcctcttcctctcgaTCCTCCTCCTGTGCCACGCCCGGACCTCCTTCAAGCCCCAGGTTGTGGAGCGAGCATCTGGCCCTGAGCTGCCGCAATCCTCTGGTAACACCTCAGGCTCTGGAAAACGGACATGTTCTGACACTGTGGTTTGTAAACCTGGCATCCTGCTGCCGGTGTGGCTACCACTCAACCCTCCACTGGGGGAGCAGGCAGGGAGGGCAATCATCTATTTCCTCTGTCTCATGTACATGTTCCTGGGTGTGTCCATCATTGCAGACCGCTTCATGGCATCTATAGAAGTCATTACCTCACAG GAGAAAGTGGTGACCATCACCAAACCCAACGGTGAAACCACAGTCGCGACGGTACGGATCTGGAATGAGACTGTATCCAACCTCACGCTCATGGCACTGGGCTCCTCCGCACCTGAGATCCTGCTTTCTGTTATTGAG GTGTGTGGGCACAACTTCCATGCGGGGGAGCTCGGCCCGGGCACCATAGTGGGCAGCGCCGCCTTCAATATGTTTGTGATAattggtctgtgtgtgtgggtggtcCCTGACGGAGAGTCTCGTAAGATCAAACACCTCCGAGTGTTTTTCATTACGGCTTTCTGGAGTATCTTTGCCTACATTTGGCTCTACCTCATACTGGATGTCATCTCACCTGGGATTGTAGAG GTGTGGGAGGCCATAGTGACGCTGCTGTATTTTCCGGTGTGTGTGATCTTGGCTTGGATCGCTGACCGCCGCCTACTCTTCTACAAATACATGCACAAGCGTTACCGTGCTGACAAGAGGCACGGCATCGTGGTGGAAATGGAAGGGGACCTTGCTCCAAAAGGCATTGATGTGATCATGGACGGAAAGCTGTCAGACAGCAGTGCATGCCCTGGAAACTCCTCCACTGTTACGGTCTCTGTGCAGACAGGCAATGAACTAGACCAGAACAAAGATGAG GTTGTCCGCATCTTGAAAGACCTTAAGGAGAAACACCCAGACAAAGATCTGGACCAGCTGATCGAGATGGCCAACTACTCTGCCCTGGTTCACCAGAAGAAGAGCCGTGCCTTCTACCGTGTCCAGGCAACTCGCATGATGATCGGTGCTGGTAACATATTAAAGAAACATGCTGCTGAGCACACGCGACGTTCAGGAGGCCACGAGACTGACAAGGCCACGTGCTCGCACATTTGTTTTGAAAGCTCCCAGTATCAGTGCACGGAGAACTGTGGCTCTGTGAGCCTGGGGGTGATCCTCGATGGGGGAACGGGTCAGAATACTTTCTACGTGGACTACTGTACAGAAAATGGTTCTGCCAATGCTGGAGCAGACTATGAATTTACTGAGGGAACCCTGGTGTTCAAACCGGGGGAGACCCACAAAGAAATcaag GTGAGGATCCTGGATGATGACATCTTTGAAGAGGATGAGCATTTCTTTGTGCGCCTTCAGAACCTGAGGTTAGAGGAGGGTAGAAATGAAGGGACCGGGACTCCACCCAAAGGGAGGCTAGTGGAGCCGCTGGTTGCCACGGTCACCATCTTGGACGACGATCATGCTGGCATCTTCACCTTTGAGCAGCACGTGCTGCGGGTGAGTGAGAGCACTGGCATCCTGACGGTGACTGTGTTGAGGAACTCGGGGTCCAGGGGCACAGTTGCTGTGCCGTACCATACGGAAGATGGCAGCGCCAAGGCAGGAGTGGACTACGAGGAGACCAGAGGGGAGCTGGAATTCACCAATGAACAGACCAG TCAGACATTGCGAGTGTGCATTATAAACGTGGAGGAGTATGAAAAGCAGGAAAACTTCTTCATTGTGCTTGACAACCCCAAATGGCTAAAGCGAGGACTCTCTT GGAATCCCACCCCTGAGGAGGAACAGGCCAGGAGGATCTCCGAGATGGGAAAACCCATTCTTGGAGAGCACAGCAGGCTAGAGGTCATCATAGAGGAGTCCTGTGAGTTTAAG AACACTGTGGACAAACTGCTCAAGGATACAAATCTGGCCGTGGTGATTGGTACGCGCTCATGGAAAGAGCAGTTCATCGGGGCGGTCACAGTCAGTGCAG GTGATGAGGATGAGGGAGAGGAGCAGCGAGTGCCCAACTGCTTCGACTATTTCATGCACATATTCTGTATCTTCTGGAAGATCCTGTTTGCTTGCGTCCCACCCACAGGGTACTGGAATGGCTGGGCGTGCTTCATAGTGTCAATCACTGTCATTGGTATTTTAACAGCCATTATCGGAGACCTAGCCTCCCATTTCGGGTGCACCGTCGGCCTGAGAGACACTGTCACTGCAGTGGTCTTTGTAGCACTGGGGACTTCTCTTCCTG acacCTTTGCTAGTAAAGTTGCTGCTACACAGGATCAGTACGCAGACGCATCTGTGGGAAACGTGACAGGAAGTAACGCAGTTAATGTGTTTCTGGGCATAGGAGTGGCCTGGTCTGTGTCTGCCATATACTGGGAAGTCAAAGGGAAGGTTTTCCGTGTGGACCCTGGATCACTGGCCTTCTCTGTCACGCTTTTCACCATTTTTGCCTTCTTGTGTATGGGAGTGTTAATGCTTCGCCGAAGGCCGTCCATAGGTGGTGAACTCGGAGGCCCACGCGTCCCCAAAGTCCTTACCTCACTGCTGTTCTTTGGACTCTGGTTCCTCTACGTCCTCTTCTCTAGCCTGGAGGCCTATTGCCATATACAAGGCTTCTAA